ATCTCGCAGGGTAGGACCATCAATCCGACAACCAATCAATATATAGATCAGAACAATAGCTCAGGGCGTCAATCCCTGGGCTTAAATGTTCCGATTTTCAATGGTTTTTATATCATCCATAACATCCGAATGAAATCGAACGCTTTGGACGCAGGTAAATTGGAATATGAAGGTTATGTAAATGACTTGAAATTGGATGTAATTACAGCATACGTCAAGGTTCTGACAGCAAAAGACATGTTGACCCAAACCGAGGGTCAATTATCGGTGACTAAGGAACAGCTGCACAGAAATGAAGTTTTAAATCGTGAAGGTGCAGCAAATCCTGGTGATCTATATGATATTAAAGGCCAATATAGCAGTGACCTGAATGCTGTAGAACTGACAAGACAAAGTTTGAACAATGCAAGGGTTGAGTTAGCTGGCCTGATGAACGTGGATGTTCAAAGTTTGGGTGAGCTTGAACAGATTGATATACCTTCGGAAATATCTATAAAATCATCGGAAGAATTGTTTCAAGAATCTTTGACAGCATTGCCACAATTTAAAGCGATGGATTATAGAATCAAAGAGATGGAAGAGGGAATTAAGGTTGCCAAATCTAATTATTGGCCAAGTCTATCCTTGAGTGGTGGGATGAGTTCCAATTACAGTAAGGAAGGTGGAGCGATTTTTAATCAAATCAAAAACAATTTGAGCAAAGGTGTTGGTTTAACTTTGAGCATTCCAATCTTCAATCAATTCAAGAATCGCACTCAGGTTCGGTTAGCTGAAGTTAATTTAAATGAGGTTAATTTCACCAAAGATATTATGAGGAATGAATTGCGGATGAAAACTGCTC
The Sphingobacterium daejeonense genome window above contains:
- a CDS encoding TolC family protein; amino-acid sequence: MKRDLLFVIIFVCCLVSTAKGQGDSLSLADCVKQAIQNNPTLRRDELVVDRSDLAFKQAKYDRLPTLNANISHDISQGRTINPTTNQYIDQNNSSGRQSLGLNVPIFNGFYIIHNIRMKSNALDAGKLEYEGYVNDLKLDVITAYVKVLTAKDMLTQTEGQLSVTKEQLHRNEVLNREGAANPGDLYDIKGQYSSDLNAVELTRQSLNNARVELAGLMNVDVQSLGELEQIDIPSEISIKSSEELFQESLTALPQFKAMDYRIKEMEEGIKVAKSNYWPSLSLSGGMSSNYSKEGGAIFNQIKNNLSKGVGLTLSIPIFNQFKNRTQVRLAEVNLNEVNFTKDIMRNELRMKTAQAVFDLDITQKNVVNLRDQELSYAESFRIATVHFEAGNSNSVIYLTAKNKLDATRSQLIIKQYEWLMQKYMNDYYSGSLDL